In the Bernardetia sp. genome, CTACGCTTTCATCAATTTGCTGTGTTAGAGTAGTTTCCTCACCCAATCTTCCTGTTGGAGTATTGATACTCAAAGAATGACGTACATAACTTCCATTAGCTATCGTTTCGTTGGTCTGTAAAACAAAATCTACCGTTTTATTGGAATATGCAGGAATATCTACAGAAAAAGATGCTGCGTCAGTTCCTTCAAAATTTTCACTACTACTCACTATCTCAAATCTGCTGTCTGGTGTGAAGGTAGCAGAAACAGTCTGAACATCGCTCGTTGGATTATCTAACAATACTTGATAGCTATAATTTTGATTTAGTGCAATACGCTGCCCATTTTGTGGAAGAATTGTTCCCCCTACGCTGCTTGACCTACCTGTGGGAGTTCCACCTGCACCAATAGCAAAATCTTGTCCTGTCACTACTGGACTTCCTGCTGAAAGCGTTACGGTTCGGCTACTAGGTGTTGCTTCTGTTATGAGTGGCGAGAAAGAAACTGTATTTCCTAATGAACGTAAAATGTTGAACGTGTAATTTCCTTGTGCATCTGTACGCCCCCAAACATAAGGAGGGTTGTCATTACGAACTCTAACCCAAGGAATCCCATCCTCTCCAGCATCTTGAACTTGATTTCCATTAGCATCTCTAAAAACCTTTCCTGTTACAGAGTAATAATCATTATTTCCTCGCTGAGAAAATACTGCTGTACTGATAGGAGTGAGGTTTGTAGAAGGATTGTTTACATTTACTGTAGCATTTATATCTATTACATAAGCTGGTACAATATTAATCGTTGCATTAAACTCTGTGTTAGGAGGGTAGCCACTCCCAATAACTTCAACTGATGTAACTCTTCCATCAATAACAGTAGTTTGAAAAGTAGGAACTATTGGGTGAGTCCAGCCACTTAAATCTATATCTGGGGGAGCAAGATATCCTATCCCTCCAGCATATTGCACATCACCATCGCTACCAGCAACGCTTGTATCAAGTATTCTAACATCAGTACCTGTATTCCATCTTAGTTCTCCATTGTCATCTACCATAAATACAGAAGCAACACCATCGGCATCTGGTCCCTCAATGCTTGTGATGTTAGCACCACGCCCTCCCCCAGTAAAACGTATGGGATATTGAGAATCTGTATAACCAAATCCTTCATTACTTATAACAGGAATTACTTCATAATCATTTCCTCCTACATTCTGAAAATATACATTAATTATAGCTGGATAAATAGGGTCTCCAAAATAATAGGGAGAAGGATTCAAGGCAGCATTATTAGGGTCAATACCTGATGGAAAAGTAACTATGTTAGGGGTTATGGTTATGGAAGATACTCTTCCTCCTACTTGTGCAGGGTCATAAAGTTTTAAAGTATCAAAAGTAGGGTTAGGAGATTGGTTTTGTTGATAATAATATTGGTATGTTTGATTTCCAGTTCCTAACATAGAGCCATTACTAGAAGTAAGATACCAATCTCCTGTAGCAGTTACATCAAAAAAAGCATAGTATGTACCAAAAGGAAAAGGTGGAACAGGCACTTCTTGAAAAGGTGGTGATATGGTTTGTGAGTAGGCAGTTTGAAATGAGGTAATAAGTAACAGCAGCAACGTAAAATACGTTGTGATAGATTTAGAATAGTTCATAATAGGTCAAAATAGGTTAAGTTGTATTTCATAAACAAGACCCAACAAGTAATAGCAATGGTTGCATTTATTTTTATTTTTTTCACTAAAATTGACTTTATAAATTACTTTTATTACATTTTATTTTAACTCAAAATCAATGCTCAAACGACTTAAACGTTTCTTAATCAGATGGTTAATACGTCTTTCTTTGCTCTCTATCGTAGTGGCAGGAATTGGCTTTTATGTTTCGCCTTACAAATACCAAACGCCTTTTTATCGTTGGTTGTATTCTTATTCAGATTATAAAATTTTGCTTGCAGACATAAAATCAAAACAGGAAAATCTAAAAGCAGAATATGCAGCAGCCAAAACAAAGAAAGAAAAAGAAAAAGTCTTGAAAAATGCACAGCAGGTTTTCGAAGAGAGCTTTGAAGAAATTTGTAAATATTGGTACGGTACAAAGTGGAGCTACTCTGGCACAACACAAATACCAGGTAAGGGAAAAATAGCCTGTGGATATTTTGTAAGCACCATTCTAAGAGACTTAGGTTATCCGATTGATAGAATAAAAATGGCACAAGCTGCTTCTGAAACACTCATTCGAAAAACGATTGATAAGAAATTTATAAAAGTACGTGTGAAGAAAGATTTTGGCGATTTTATGGAAGAAGTAGAAGAAATGGGTGAGGGAATTTATATTTTAGGTTTAGACACACATATCGGATTTTTATTTGTAGATGGCAAATCTACTCACTTTATTCATTCTTCCAACAGTCTTTTGAAAGGTGTTCGAAATCAGCTTGCTTTTAGTTCTGGAACGATACGAAGGTCGGAATACAGAGTAGTGGGACAGTTACAAGTAAAAAGATGGCTTCTTGAATGATGAATGGTTAGTGATTAATTATAAATGACTAGAAACTGATTACTGATTTTTAATTATCTTTGTCCTATCAAATCAAGAATTATCCTAAACGATGGTTTTCATCCTCGTTTAAGGTTAGAAACATAGATTTTCTCTTCATTCTATCATTTCCATATACAATGAAAAAATATACTTTCGACACCCAAAAAGATACTCGTTCGGGTTTTGGCGACGGACTTACAGAACTTGGCAAAACAAATCCTAAAGTTGTAGCTCTTTGTGCAGACCTTATTGGTTCTCTCAAAATGGGAGACTTTCAAAAGCAGTTTCCAGAGCGTTTCTACCAAGTTGGTATTGCAGAGGCAAATATGATGGGCATTGCAGCAGGTCTGACTATCGGTGGTTGGATTCCCTTTACAGGAACATTTGCCAACTTCTCAACAGGTAGAGTATATGACCAAATCCGTCAGTCGATTGCATATTCTGGAAAAAATGTAAAAATTTGTGCTTCTCATGCTGGTATTACGCTAGGTGAAGATGGTGCAACTCACCAGATTTTGGAAGACATTGGAATGATGCAAATGCTTCCTCACATGACGGTTATCAATCCTTGTGATTATAACCAAACGAAAGCTGCTACACTTGCCATTGCAGACTACCAAGGCTCTGTCTATTTGCGTTTTGGTCGTCCGAAAGTGCCAGTATTTATGCCAACCGACCAAAAATTTGAAATTGGAAAAGCAATTACTTTACAAGAAGGAACTGATGTTTCTATTTTTGCAACAGGGCATTTGGTTTGGGAAGCTATTCAAGCTCATGAAGAGCTTTTGAAAGAAGGTATTTCGGCTGAAATTATCAATATTCATACGATAAAGCCACTAGATAGAGAAGCTATTTTGAAATCTGTTGCCAAGACAGGTTGTGCTGTTTCTGCTGAAGAGCATCAAATTACAGGAGGTTTGGGAAGCAGTATCGCACAGACATTGGTTATGAATAACCCTGTTCCTATGGAGTTTGTAGGTGTAAACGATAGCTTTGGTGAGAGTGGAACGCCAGATGAGCTTATGGAAAAATATGGACTGACTGCCAAAGATATTATAAAGAAAGCAAAAGCTGTATTGGAGCGTAAAACAAAACTAGCTTCTGTGTAAGCAGTAGAAAAAAGGTATATTTGCTGTTGGTAAGCACACCAACAACGGCTGCCATTGTCAGTGTCTTCACCGACGATAGTTCATCCTTTAAAAGGCAATTTGAGATAAGTTGCCTTTTTTTTGTAAATTTTGACTTTTATTTTTTTAGGGTACAGTTTTTCTAGTCCTTTTTCTGTTGTTGGTATTTCAATCAATAACACTCAATAACAAACGATGATAAAAAATATTTTACGTAGCGTACTAGATGCTTTTGGATATGAAGCACGAAAAAAATACGTTCCTGTACAACACAATACAGAAAGCTACGCCAACCTTGGCGAAGATACTATCTTAGCTTCTTATTTTGATAAGATTAGACAAAACACAGAGGTAAATAATGATTTTATTGTAGATATTGCTGCCTCTGATGGCATTACGATGTCAAATACCTTTGTTTTCTTTAGAGATGGCTACAAAGGAGTTGCAGTAGAATATGACAGTGAAAAATTTGCTTTTCTGTCTAACTTATATAAGATTTATCCAAACGTACAGCTTCTTCGTACTAAAGCATTGCCTGACACAGTAACGTCACTTCTAAAAGTAGCTGAAGCTCCAAAGGATTTTTTATTTCTCAATTTGGATATTGATAGTTATGATTATTTTATTTTAGAAAATATTCTTTCAGAATACCGTCCTAAAGTAATTTGTACTGAAATCAATGAGCAGATTCCTTACCCTACTCGTTTTACGGTAACCTATCATCCAGATACATTTTGGCAAGGCGATAACTTTTTTGGGTATAGTGTAGCAATGTTGGAAGATATTTGTCAAAAATATGATTATGAAGTTGTAAATATTCATTATAATAATGCCTTTTTAGTTCCTAAAGAAATAAATGAAGCTGCAAAATTAAATGAAAACCCTGCATCAATAGCAGAGTTATACAAGGCTGGCTATCTCAATCAAGCGGATAGAAAAGTAATATTTGCCCACAATGCTGGTATTGACCATTTGTTAGAAAAATCACCAGAAGAAGTAAAGCATTTTTTGAAGCAAGAATTTGCAAAATATGAAGGAAAATATATTTTAGAATAAGAAAAATTAGCATAACATTCTGATACAAACACAAAGTATATGCAAAACGAATTTCCAAATTATCATAAAGATATTGTTATTGATGGTGTTTCAGTAGCAGTAGGAGAAGAAAAACAAATCAATCTAAATATTGCGAAACTTCCCTCACGTACTTCTATCGATACGCCTGTCTTTGTCTATCGCTCAAAAGAAGCTGGAAAAACACTACTTCTTATTGCAGGAATGCACGGCGACGAAATCAATGGAGTCGAAATTATAAGACAGCTTATTTCCAAAGAACTAATCATTCCTAAAAGAGGAACTGTCA is a window encoding:
- a CDS encoding T9SS type A sorting domain-containing protein, giving the protein MNYSKSITTYFTLLLLLITSFQTAYSQTISPPFQEVPVPPFPFGTYYAFFDVTATGDWYLTSSNGSMLGTGNQTYQYYYQQNQSPNPTFDTLKLYDPAQVGGRVSSITITPNIVTFPSGIDPNNAALNPSPYYFGDPIYPAIINVYFQNVGGNDYEVIPVISNEGFGYTDSQYPIRFTGGGRGANITSIEGPDADGVASVFMVDDNGELRWNTGTDVRILDTSVAGSDGDVQYAGGIGYLAPPDIDLSGWTHPIVPTFQTTVIDGRVTSVEVIGSGYPPNTEFNATINIVPAYVIDINATVNVNNPSTNLTPISTAVFSQRGNNDYYSVTGKVFRDANGNQVQDAGEDGIPWVRVRNDNPPYVWGRTDAQGNYTFNILRSLGNTVSFSPLITEATPSSRTVTLSAGSPVVTGQDFAIGAGGTPTGRSSSVGGTILPQNGQRIALNQNYSYQVLLDNPTSDVQTVSATFTPDSRFEIVSSSENFEGTDAASFSVDIPAYSNKTVDFVLQTNETIANGSYVRHSLSINTPTGRLGEETTLTQQIDESVGTEDLQLSLLSTPSLTASEIEAEKTFTYHIFKGDNAPVEAAYTEMVIYLNEEADMSKLDVIENSIDFRNVSVSESKTVRFELTNNPSEANPLSFVFNLLSEQTNLRVYSVLNYYDFSANLIASDVSPIITTKVDENPSPQQLIGVFQSNEGTYLDWIANDGFTNFVIARKAEGDTEFIEVAQTTETNWIDTNVQPSTTYIYKVRGNRNASASDFSNDVTIQTDETVTGIEEVQTNKIILYPNPSQDIIHYKETESLSISHIEIVDLLGNIVLKTQNTMSLDISRLKKGMYVIRFISDKGTYTKTFCKI
- a CDS encoding transketolase family protein, with the translated sequence MKKYTFDTQKDTRSGFGDGLTELGKTNPKVVALCADLIGSLKMGDFQKQFPERFYQVGIAEANMMGIAAGLTIGGWIPFTGTFANFSTGRVYDQIRQSIAYSGKNVKICASHAGITLGEDGATHQILEDIGMMQMLPHMTVINPCDYNQTKAATLAIADYQGSVYLRFGRPKVPVFMPTDQKFEIGKAITLQEGTDVSIFATGHLVWEAIQAHEELLKEGISAEIINIHTIKPLDREAILKSVAKTGCAVSAEEHQITGGLGSSIAQTLVMNNPVPMEFVGVNDSFGESGTPDELMEKYGLTAKDIIKKAKAVLERKTKLASV